In one Nicotiana sylvestris chromosome 8, ASM39365v2, whole genome shotgun sequence genomic region, the following are encoded:
- the LOC104219543 gene encoding TOM1-like protein 9 isoform X1 — MVNSMVERATSDMLIGPDWAMNLEICDICNHDPAQAKDVVKGIKRRLGSKNPKVQLLALTLLETIVKNCGDIVHMHVAEKDLLHEMVKIVKKKQPDLHVKEKVLILIDTWQEAFGGPRARYPQFYGAYQELLRIGAVFPQRSERSAPVFTPPQTHPLASYPQNLRNPESGQEAAESSAEVEYPTLSLTEIQNARGIMDVLAEMLSALDPENKEGLKQEVIVDLVEQCRTYKQRVVHLVNSTTDESLLCQGLALNDELQRVLAKHEAIAAGTSVKVEKPKSDSAQPLVNVDAPLIDTGDSRQSDQGSTSSTSLGTQLLLPAPPSASSPSTTANVGPKIDLLSGDDFSLPTAADALALVPVGGEPQPASPVSQQNALALVDMFSPPGNSQSPYSVGQKHPSSPQFQQQSFSSTLPSMYPNGSAPGTTYTQGSNAAWNGQISQQQQSSSPVYGGQSNSSFPPPPWEAEAAENGQMVGNPHAQPMQNSQLLPGSPHALPMHNNQLMSGSLNALSMQNNQLVAANSQQLAGGSYAHGMYAQQITGGHPAMMNQTIQSNQMVGLSPQPMQGGQLMGMFPQQMPSGQMGYMYPQQIYGNQMAGYGYGYAQPQNTQFLNQRMSGLSVRDDGVLNNSSYPVSTPSYVPSGKPSKPEDKLFGDLVDISKFKSSKTTPGRAGSM; from the exons CTGTTGGAAACAATTGTGAAGAATTGTGGGGATATTGTCCATATGCATGTTGCTGAGAAAGATCTCCTTCATGAGATGGTGAAAATTGTAAAAAAGAAG CAACCAGACTTGCATGTCAAGGAAAAAGTATTAATTTTGATAGACACATGGCAAGAAGCATTTGGAGGACCAAGGGCAAGATACCCACAATTTTATGGAGCATACCAGGAGTTGCTG CGCATTGGAGCTGTGTTCCCTCAGAGATCTGAGAGATCAGCCCCAGTGTTCACCCCCCCCCAAACACATCCACTGGCTTCATACCCACAGAATCTACGGAATCCTGAATCCGGACAGGAAGCAGCTGAGTCTTCTGCAGAGGTTGAATATCCAACCTTGAG CTTGACAGAGATCCAGAATGCACGTGGTATCATGGATGTACTTGCTGAAATGCTGAGTGCATTAGATCCGGAAAACAAAGag GGACTGAAACAAGAGGTGATTGTTGATTTGGTGGAACAGTGTCGCACCTACAAGCAAAGAGTGGTACACCTTGTAAACTCGACTAC GGATGAATCACTGCTTTGTCAAGGGCTAGCGCTGAATGATGAGTTGCAGCGTGTATTGGCCAAACATGAAGCTATTGCTGCGGGAACTTCTGTTAAAGTGGAAAAACCAAAATCTGATTCAGCTCAACCACTTGTAAATGTTGATGCTCCTCTTATTGATACTGGAGACAGCAGACAGTCAGACCAAGG ATCTACTTCAAGTACTAGCTTAGGGACACAGTTGCTTCTTCCAGCTCCTCCATCAGCTAGCAGTCCATCAACAACAGCAAATGTTGGCCCAAAAATTGATCTTCTGAGTGGAGATGACTTTAGCTTGCCTACGGCTGCGGATGCACTGGCTCTTGTTCCTGTTGGTGGAGAGCCTCAGCCTGCAAGTCCTGTTTCACAGCAGAATGCCCTTGCTCTTGTTGACATGTTTTCACCACCTGGCAACTCACAATCTCCATATTCAGTTGGGCAGAAGCATCCTTCATCTCCTCAATTTCAACAACAGAGTTTCAGTTCTACCCTGCCATCTATGTACCCAAATGGAAGTGCCCCTGGAACAACCTATACACAAGGCTCTAATGCGGCGTGGAACGGACAGATATCACAGCAACAGCAGTCATCTTCTCCGGTTTATG GTGGTCAAAGCAATAGTTCTTTTCCACCACCTCCATGGGAAGCTGAAGCAGCTGAGAATGGCCAAATGGTAGGGAATCCTCATGCTCAACCGATGCAAAATAGTCAGTTGTTGCCAGGCAGTCCACATGCTCTACCAATGCACAACAATCAGCTAATGTCTGGTAGTCTAAATGCTTTATCAATGCAAAATAATCAGCTGGTGGCAGCTAACAGCCAGCAGCTAGCTGGTGGTTCATATGCCCATGGTATGTATGCACAGCAGATCACTGGTGGACATCCTGCCATGATGAACCAGACTATCCAAAGCAATCAAATGGTAGGCTTGTCACCTCAACCAATGCAAGGTGGGCAATTGATGGGTATGTTTCCACAACAAATGCCATCTGGGCAGATGGGTTATATGTATCCTCAGCAAATTTATGGCAACCAAATGGCTGGTTATGGCTATGGTTATGCCCAACCACAGAACACTCAATTTCTTAACCAGAGAATGTCTGGGCTCTCCGTGAGGGATGATGGCGTCCTAAATAATTCGTCATATCCAGTTTCAACTCCTTCATATGTACCATCTGGAAAGCCCTCAAAGCCGGAAGACAAACTATTTGGGGATCTTGTTGAcatttcaaagttcaaatcaTCCAAAACTACTCCTGGCAGAGCTGGTAGCATGTGA
- the LOC104219543 gene encoding TOM1-like protein 9 isoform X2 yields MHVAEKDLLHEMVKIVKKKQPDLHVKEKVLILIDTWQEAFGGPRARYPQFYGAYQELLRIGAVFPQRSERSAPVFTPPQTHPLASYPQNLRNPESGQEAAESSAEVEYPTLSLTEIQNARGIMDVLAEMLSALDPENKEGLKQEVIVDLVEQCRTYKQRVVHLVNSTTDESLLCQGLALNDELQRVLAKHEAIAAGTSVKVEKPKSDSAQPLVNVDAPLIDTGDSRQSDQGSTSSTSLGTQLLLPAPPSASSPSTTANVGPKIDLLSGDDFSLPTAADALALVPVGGEPQPASPVSQQNALALVDMFSPPGNSQSPYSVGQKHPSSPQFQQQSFSSTLPSMYPNGSAPGTTYTQGSNAAWNGQISQQQQSSSPVYGGQSNSSFPPPPWEAEAAENGQMVGNPHAQPMQNSQLLPGSPHALPMHNNQLMSGSLNALSMQNNQLVAANSQQLAGGSYAHGMYAQQITGGHPAMMNQTIQSNQMVGLSPQPMQGGQLMGMFPQQMPSGQMGYMYPQQIYGNQMAGYGYGYAQPQNTQFLNQRMSGLSVRDDGVLNNSSYPVSTPSYVPSGKPSKPEDKLFGDLVDISKFKSSKTTPGRAGSM; encoded by the exons ATGCATGTTGCTGAGAAAGATCTCCTTCATGAGATGGTGAAAATTGTAAAAAAGAAG CAACCAGACTTGCATGTCAAGGAAAAAGTATTAATTTTGATAGACACATGGCAAGAAGCATTTGGAGGACCAAGGGCAAGATACCCACAATTTTATGGAGCATACCAGGAGTTGCTG CGCATTGGAGCTGTGTTCCCTCAGAGATCTGAGAGATCAGCCCCAGTGTTCACCCCCCCCCAAACACATCCACTGGCTTCATACCCACAGAATCTACGGAATCCTGAATCCGGACAGGAAGCAGCTGAGTCTTCTGCAGAGGTTGAATATCCAACCTTGAG CTTGACAGAGATCCAGAATGCACGTGGTATCATGGATGTACTTGCTGAAATGCTGAGTGCATTAGATCCGGAAAACAAAGag GGACTGAAACAAGAGGTGATTGTTGATTTGGTGGAACAGTGTCGCACCTACAAGCAAAGAGTGGTACACCTTGTAAACTCGACTAC GGATGAATCACTGCTTTGTCAAGGGCTAGCGCTGAATGATGAGTTGCAGCGTGTATTGGCCAAACATGAAGCTATTGCTGCGGGAACTTCTGTTAAAGTGGAAAAACCAAAATCTGATTCAGCTCAACCACTTGTAAATGTTGATGCTCCTCTTATTGATACTGGAGACAGCAGACAGTCAGACCAAGG ATCTACTTCAAGTACTAGCTTAGGGACACAGTTGCTTCTTCCAGCTCCTCCATCAGCTAGCAGTCCATCAACAACAGCAAATGTTGGCCCAAAAATTGATCTTCTGAGTGGAGATGACTTTAGCTTGCCTACGGCTGCGGATGCACTGGCTCTTGTTCCTGTTGGTGGAGAGCCTCAGCCTGCAAGTCCTGTTTCACAGCAGAATGCCCTTGCTCTTGTTGACATGTTTTCACCACCTGGCAACTCACAATCTCCATATTCAGTTGGGCAGAAGCATCCTTCATCTCCTCAATTTCAACAACAGAGTTTCAGTTCTACCCTGCCATCTATGTACCCAAATGGAAGTGCCCCTGGAACAACCTATACACAAGGCTCTAATGCGGCGTGGAACGGACAGATATCACAGCAACAGCAGTCATCTTCTCCGGTTTATG GTGGTCAAAGCAATAGTTCTTTTCCACCACCTCCATGGGAAGCTGAAGCAGCTGAGAATGGCCAAATGGTAGGGAATCCTCATGCTCAACCGATGCAAAATAGTCAGTTGTTGCCAGGCAGTCCACATGCTCTACCAATGCACAACAATCAGCTAATGTCTGGTAGTCTAAATGCTTTATCAATGCAAAATAATCAGCTGGTGGCAGCTAACAGCCAGCAGCTAGCTGGTGGTTCATATGCCCATGGTATGTATGCACAGCAGATCACTGGTGGACATCCTGCCATGATGAACCAGACTATCCAAAGCAATCAAATGGTAGGCTTGTCACCTCAACCAATGCAAGGTGGGCAATTGATGGGTATGTTTCCACAACAAATGCCATCTGGGCAGATGGGTTATATGTATCCTCAGCAAATTTATGGCAACCAAATGGCTGGTTATGGCTATGGTTATGCCCAACCACAGAACACTCAATTTCTTAACCAGAGAATGTCTGGGCTCTCCGTGAGGGATGATGGCGTCCTAAATAATTCGTCATATCCAGTTTCAACTCCTTCATATGTACCATCTGGAAAGCCCTCAAAGCCGGAAGACAAACTATTTGGGGATCTTGTTGAcatttcaaagttcaaatcaTCCAAAACTACTCCTGGCAGAGCTGGTAGCATGTGA
- the LOC104219543 gene encoding TOM1-like protein 9 isoform X3, whose amino-acid sequence MSLRGPQFYGAYQELLRIGAVFPQRSERSAPVFTPPQTHPLASYPQNLRNPESGQEAAESSAEVEYPTLSLTEIQNARGIMDVLAEMLSALDPENKEGLKQEVIVDLVEQCRTYKQRVVHLVNSTTDESLLCQGLALNDELQRVLAKHEAIAAGTSVKVEKPKSDSAQPLVNVDAPLIDTGDSRQSDQGSTSSTSLGTQLLLPAPPSASSPSTTANVGPKIDLLSGDDFSLPTAADALALVPVGGEPQPASPVSQQNALALVDMFSPPGNSQSPYSVGQKHPSSPQFQQQSFSSTLPSMYPNGSAPGTTYTQGSNAAWNGQISQQQQSSSPVYGGQSNSSFPPPPWEAEAAENGQMVGNPHAQPMQNSQLLPGSPHALPMHNNQLMSGSLNALSMQNNQLVAANSQQLAGGSYAHGMYAQQITGGHPAMMNQTIQSNQMVGLSPQPMQGGQLMGMFPQQMPSGQMGYMYPQQIYGNQMAGYGYGYAQPQNTQFLNQRMSGLSVRDDGVLNNSSYPVSTPSYVPSGKPSKPEDKLFGDLVDISKFKSSKTTPGRAGSM is encoded by the exons ATGTCATTAAGAGGTCCACAATTTTATGGAGCATACCAGGAGTTGCTG CGCATTGGAGCTGTGTTCCCTCAGAGATCTGAGAGATCAGCCCCAGTGTTCACCCCCCCCCAAACACATCCACTGGCTTCATACCCACAGAATCTACGGAATCCTGAATCCGGACAGGAAGCAGCTGAGTCTTCTGCAGAGGTTGAATATCCAACCTTGAG CTTGACAGAGATCCAGAATGCACGTGGTATCATGGATGTACTTGCTGAAATGCTGAGTGCATTAGATCCGGAAAACAAAGag GGACTGAAACAAGAGGTGATTGTTGATTTGGTGGAACAGTGTCGCACCTACAAGCAAAGAGTGGTACACCTTGTAAACTCGACTAC GGATGAATCACTGCTTTGTCAAGGGCTAGCGCTGAATGATGAGTTGCAGCGTGTATTGGCCAAACATGAAGCTATTGCTGCGGGAACTTCTGTTAAAGTGGAAAAACCAAAATCTGATTCAGCTCAACCACTTGTAAATGTTGATGCTCCTCTTATTGATACTGGAGACAGCAGACAGTCAGACCAAGG ATCTACTTCAAGTACTAGCTTAGGGACACAGTTGCTTCTTCCAGCTCCTCCATCAGCTAGCAGTCCATCAACAACAGCAAATGTTGGCCCAAAAATTGATCTTCTGAGTGGAGATGACTTTAGCTTGCCTACGGCTGCGGATGCACTGGCTCTTGTTCCTGTTGGTGGAGAGCCTCAGCCTGCAAGTCCTGTTTCACAGCAGAATGCCCTTGCTCTTGTTGACATGTTTTCACCACCTGGCAACTCACAATCTCCATATTCAGTTGGGCAGAAGCATCCTTCATCTCCTCAATTTCAACAACAGAGTTTCAGTTCTACCCTGCCATCTATGTACCCAAATGGAAGTGCCCCTGGAACAACCTATACACAAGGCTCTAATGCGGCGTGGAACGGACAGATATCACAGCAACAGCAGTCATCTTCTCCGGTTTATG GTGGTCAAAGCAATAGTTCTTTTCCACCACCTCCATGGGAAGCTGAAGCAGCTGAGAATGGCCAAATGGTAGGGAATCCTCATGCTCAACCGATGCAAAATAGTCAGTTGTTGCCAGGCAGTCCACATGCTCTACCAATGCACAACAATCAGCTAATGTCTGGTAGTCTAAATGCTTTATCAATGCAAAATAATCAGCTGGTGGCAGCTAACAGCCAGCAGCTAGCTGGTGGTTCATATGCCCATGGTATGTATGCACAGCAGATCACTGGTGGACATCCTGCCATGATGAACCAGACTATCCAAAGCAATCAAATGGTAGGCTTGTCACCTCAACCAATGCAAGGTGGGCAATTGATGGGTATGTTTCCACAACAAATGCCATCTGGGCAGATGGGTTATATGTATCCTCAGCAAATTTATGGCAACCAAATGGCTGGTTATGGCTATGGTTATGCCCAACCACAGAACACTCAATTTCTTAACCAGAGAATGTCTGGGCTCTCCGTGAGGGATGATGGCGTCCTAAATAATTCGTCATATCCAGTTTCAACTCCTTCATATGTACCATCTGGAAAGCCCTCAAAGCCGGAAGACAAACTATTTGGGGATCTTGTTGAcatttcaaagttcaaatcaTCCAAAACTACTCCTGGCAGAGCTGGTAGCATGTGA